The following coding sequences are from one Dromaius novaehollandiae isolate bDroNov1 chromosome 24, bDroNov1.hap1, whole genome shotgun sequence window:
- the MXRA8 gene encoding matrix remodeling-associated protein 8 isoform X1: MERLAKLLLWQLLLQQSSVVNLYSVPADASNPDSVVVSVLNISATLGSQAVLPCKSYRMVWTQDRLNDRQRVVHWDVYSNYYGDNKMERLCDMYSAGDQRVYSSYNRGRIFMPQNAFTDGNFSLVIRDVAESDEGTYSCNLHHHYCHLYETVKIQLDITKKAKEAKQYWDGEKAVIVALEGSTVMLPCVNRNHIWTERHSEEEQQVVHWDRQPPGVPHDRADRLIDLYASGERRSYGPLFIRQKMNITDTAFAVGDFSLWISELESADEGTYSCHLHHHYCGLHERRIYQVFVTEPVREKKVVNLTTHNTAPAIDPNVVRGHNVINVIIPESRIHFFQQLGYIVATLLLFIVLLIIVVLITRKRRQRGYEYNVKKYGEKDVNLKEFTVDTTDLTQYKSEDIRLDYKNNILKEKVEQARSFPAKNIDLDKDGSRNEKPIPFLSFHHEATRYFRKEYCK; this comes from the exons GTTCTGTTGTTAACTTATATTCAG TCCCAGCTGATGCCTCAAACCCAGACAGTGTTGTAGTGTCCGTATTAAATATCAGTGCTACACTGGGGTCACAGGCTGTCTTGCCCTGCAAGAGTTACCGCATGGTGTGGACCCAGGATCGTCTGAATGACCGCCAGCGTGTAGTCCACTGGGACGTATACAGCAACTACTATGGAGATAACAAGATGGAAAGGCTGTGTGACATGTACTCAGCTGGAGACCAGCGTGTCTACAGCTCATACAACCGGGGGAGGATATTTATGCCCCAGAATGCATTTACAGATGGCAACTTCTCACTGGTTATCAGAG ATGTTGCAGAGAGTGATGAAGGCACATATTCCTGTAATCTTCACCATCACTACTGCCACTTATATGAAACTGTGAAAATCCAACTAGATATCACCAAAAAAG CTAAGGAAGCAAAGCAGTACTGGGATGGGGAGAAGGCTGTGATTGTTGCCCTGGAAGGCAGCACTGTGATGCTCCCTTGTGTGAACCGGAACCACATCTGGACTGAAAGGCACAGTGAAGAGGAGCAGCAAGTGgtccactgggacaggcagcccccaGGGGTTCCTCATGACCGAGCTGACCGCCTCATTGATCTGTACGCCTCTGGCGAGCGCCGCTCTTATGGACCTCTCTTCATTCGTCAGAAGATGAACATCACTGACACAGCCTTTGCTGTGGGTGACTTCTCCCTGTGGATTTCAGAGCTGGAGAGCGCAGATGAAGGCACCTACTCCTGTCACCTGCACCATCACTACTGTGGCCTGCATGAACGCAGGATCTACCAAGTCTTTGTGACAGAACCAGTGAGAGAGAAGAAGGTGGTGAACCTCACCACTCACAACACTGCCCCAGCCATAG ATCCAAATGTTGTCAGAGGCCACAACGTGATAAACGTCATCATCCCTGAAAGTCGGATACACTTCTTCCAGCAGCTGGGCTATATCGTGGCGACTCTGCTGCTCTTCATTGTCCTCCTCATCATTGTTGTCCTCATCACCCGCAAGCGCCGGCAGAGAG GTTATGAATACAATGTGAAGAAATACGGAGA gAAGGACGTAAATCTTAAAGAATTTACAGTCGACACAACAGATCTGACTCAATACAAAAGCGAAGACATCAGGCTGG ATTACAAAAACAATATCCTGAAGGAGAAGGTTGAACAAGCCAGAAGCTTCCCAGCAAAGAACATTGACTTAGACAAAG ATGGTAGCAGGAATGAGAAGCCAATTCCCTTCCTGTCCTTTCATCATGAAGCCACAAGAT ATTTCAGGAAGGAATATTGTAAATGA
- the MXRA8 gene encoding matrix remodeling-associated protein 8 isoform X3, which yields MERLAKLLLWQLLLQQSSVVNLYSVPADASNPDSVVVSVLNISATLGSQAVLPCKSYRMVWTQDRLNDRQRVVHWDVYSNYYGDNKMERLCDMYSAGDQRVYSSYNRGRIFMPQNAFTDGNFSLVIRDVAESDEGTYSCNLHHHYCHLYETVKIQLDITKKAKEAKQYWDGEKAVIVALEGSTVMLPCVNRNHIWTERHSEEEQQVVHWDRQPPGVPHDRADRLIDLYASGERRSYGPLFIRQKMNITDTAFAVGDFSLWISELESADEGTYSCHLHHHYCGLHERRIYQVFVTEPVREKKVVNLTTHNTAPAIDPNVVRGHNVINVIIPESRIHFFQQLGYIVATLLLFIVLLIIVVLITRKRRQRGYEYNVKKYGEKDVNLKEFTVDTTDLTQYKSEDIRLDYKNNILKEKVEQARSFPAKNIDLDKDFRKEYCK from the exons GTTCTGTTGTTAACTTATATTCAG TCCCAGCTGATGCCTCAAACCCAGACAGTGTTGTAGTGTCCGTATTAAATATCAGTGCTACACTGGGGTCACAGGCTGTCTTGCCCTGCAAGAGTTACCGCATGGTGTGGACCCAGGATCGTCTGAATGACCGCCAGCGTGTAGTCCACTGGGACGTATACAGCAACTACTATGGAGATAACAAGATGGAAAGGCTGTGTGACATGTACTCAGCTGGAGACCAGCGTGTCTACAGCTCATACAACCGGGGGAGGATATTTATGCCCCAGAATGCATTTACAGATGGCAACTTCTCACTGGTTATCAGAG ATGTTGCAGAGAGTGATGAAGGCACATATTCCTGTAATCTTCACCATCACTACTGCCACTTATATGAAACTGTGAAAATCCAACTAGATATCACCAAAAAAG CTAAGGAAGCAAAGCAGTACTGGGATGGGGAGAAGGCTGTGATTGTTGCCCTGGAAGGCAGCACTGTGATGCTCCCTTGTGTGAACCGGAACCACATCTGGACTGAAAGGCACAGTGAAGAGGAGCAGCAAGTGgtccactgggacaggcagcccccaGGGGTTCCTCATGACCGAGCTGACCGCCTCATTGATCTGTACGCCTCTGGCGAGCGCCGCTCTTATGGACCTCTCTTCATTCGTCAGAAGATGAACATCACTGACACAGCCTTTGCTGTGGGTGACTTCTCCCTGTGGATTTCAGAGCTGGAGAGCGCAGATGAAGGCACCTACTCCTGTCACCTGCACCATCACTACTGTGGCCTGCATGAACGCAGGATCTACCAAGTCTTTGTGACAGAACCAGTGAGAGAGAAGAAGGTGGTGAACCTCACCACTCACAACACTGCCCCAGCCATAG ATCCAAATGTTGTCAGAGGCCACAACGTGATAAACGTCATCATCCCTGAAAGTCGGATACACTTCTTCCAGCAGCTGGGCTATATCGTGGCGACTCTGCTGCTCTTCATTGTCCTCCTCATCATTGTTGTCCTCATCACCCGCAAGCGCCGGCAGAGAG GTTATGAATACAATGTGAAGAAATACGGAGA gAAGGACGTAAATCTTAAAGAATTTACAGTCGACACAACAGATCTGACTCAATACAAAAGCGAAGACATCAGGCTGG ATTACAAAAACAATATCCTGAAGGAGAAGGTTGAACAAGCCAGAAGCTTCCCAGCAAAGAACATTGACTTAGACAAAG ATTTCAGGAAGGAATATTGTAAATGA
- the MXRA8 gene encoding matrix remodeling-associated protein 8 isoform X2 gives MERLAKLLLWQLLLQQIPADASNPDSVVVSVLNISATLGSQAVLPCKSYRMVWTQDRLNDRQRVVHWDVYSNYYGDNKMERLCDMYSAGDQRVYSSYNRGRIFMPQNAFTDGNFSLVIRDVAESDEGTYSCNLHHHYCHLYETVKIQLDITKKAKEAKQYWDGEKAVIVALEGSTVMLPCVNRNHIWTERHSEEEQQVVHWDRQPPGVPHDRADRLIDLYASGERRSYGPLFIRQKMNITDTAFAVGDFSLWISELESADEGTYSCHLHHHYCGLHERRIYQVFVTEPVREKKVVNLTTHNTAPAIDPNVVRGHNVINVIIPESRIHFFQQLGYIVATLLLFIVLLIIVVLITRKRRQRGYEYNVKKYGEKDVNLKEFTVDTTDLTQYKSEDIRLDYKNNILKEKVEQARSFPAKNIDLDKDGSRNEKPIPFLSFHHEATRYFRKEYCK, from the exons TCCCAGCTGATGCCTCAAACCCAGACAGTGTTGTAGTGTCCGTATTAAATATCAGTGCTACACTGGGGTCACAGGCTGTCTTGCCCTGCAAGAGTTACCGCATGGTGTGGACCCAGGATCGTCTGAATGACCGCCAGCGTGTAGTCCACTGGGACGTATACAGCAACTACTATGGAGATAACAAGATGGAAAGGCTGTGTGACATGTACTCAGCTGGAGACCAGCGTGTCTACAGCTCATACAACCGGGGGAGGATATTTATGCCCCAGAATGCATTTACAGATGGCAACTTCTCACTGGTTATCAGAG ATGTTGCAGAGAGTGATGAAGGCACATATTCCTGTAATCTTCACCATCACTACTGCCACTTATATGAAACTGTGAAAATCCAACTAGATATCACCAAAAAAG CTAAGGAAGCAAAGCAGTACTGGGATGGGGAGAAGGCTGTGATTGTTGCCCTGGAAGGCAGCACTGTGATGCTCCCTTGTGTGAACCGGAACCACATCTGGACTGAAAGGCACAGTGAAGAGGAGCAGCAAGTGgtccactgggacaggcagcccccaGGGGTTCCTCATGACCGAGCTGACCGCCTCATTGATCTGTACGCCTCTGGCGAGCGCCGCTCTTATGGACCTCTCTTCATTCGTCAGAAGATGAACATCACTGACACAGCCTTTGCTGTGGGTGACTTCTCCCTGTGGATTTCAGAGCTGGAGAGCGCAGATGAAGGCACCTACTCCTGTCACCTGCACCATCACTACTGTGGCCTGCATGAACGCAGGATCTACCAAGTCTTTGTGACAGAACCAGTGAGAGAGAAGAAGGTGGTGAACCTCACCACTCACAACACTGCCCCAGCCATAG ATCCAAATGTTGTCAGAGGCCACAACGTGATAAACGTCATCATCCCTGAAAGTCGGATACACTTCTTCCAGCAGCTGGGCTATATCGTGGCGACTCTGCTGCTCTTCATTGTCCTCCTCATCATTGTTGTCCTCATCACCCGCAAGCGCCGGCAGAGAG GTTATGAATACAATGTGAAGAAATACGGAGA gAAGGACGTAAATCTTAAAGAATTTACAGTCGACACAACAGATCTGACTCAATACAAAAGCGAAGACATCAGGCTGG ATTACAAAAACAATATCCTGAAGGAGAAGGTTGAACAAGCCAGAAGCTTCCCAGCAAAGAACATTGACTTAGACAAAG ATGGTAGCAGGAATGAGAAGCCAATTCCCTTCCTGTCCTTTCATCATGAAGCCACAAGAT ATTTCAGGAAGGAATATTGTAAATGA